One part of the Bacillus sp. FJAT-27916 genome encodes these proteins:
- the galU gene encoding UTP--glucose-1-phosphate uridylyltransferase GalU — translation MKIKKAIIPAAGLGTRLLPATKALPKEMLPIIDKPMIQYIVEEAVESGIEDILIVTGKGKRAIEDHFDHSHELEQRLFQNEKYDLLKKVQHSSMVDIHYIRQKEPKGLGHAIWCARKFIGNEPFAVLLGDDIVQAEVPCLKQLIEKFEETGSSVIGIKEVPEEETHRYGVIDGPLIDSGLVHIQRMVEKPKRNPPSNYAIMGRYILTPEIFSYLETQEAGNGGEIQLTDAMQKMAEHQSMYGYEFTGNRYDVGEKLGYILTTIKLAMQDEELKEKVIEEMEQFMPKVKATI, via the coding sequence TTGAAGATAAAGAAGGCCATTATCCCGGCTGCGGGGCTGGGTACGCGGTTATTGCCGGCGACAAAGGCGTTGCCGAAGGAGATGCTTCCTATTATTGATAAGCCGATGATTCAATACATTGTGGAGGAAGCTGTTGAATCAGGAATTGAGGATATTCTAATTGTCACAGGAAAAGGGAAGAGAGCGATAGAGGACCATTTCGATCATTCACATGAGCTTGAACAACGGTTATTCCAAAATGAGAAATATGATTTGCTTAAGAAGGTCCAGCATAGCTCGATGGTCGATATTCACTATATTCGTCAAAAAGAGCCGAAGGGATTAGGTCATGCTATCTGGTGTGCTCGTAAATTCATTGGAAATGAGCCTTTTGCGGTGTTATTGGGAGATGACATCGTTCAAGCAGAGGTCCCATGCTTAAAACAATTGATAGAGAAATTCGAAGAAACCGGGTCCTCTGTTATTGGCATTAAAGAGGTGCCGGAAGAAGAAACACATCGTTACGGAGTAATAGATGGCCCGCTGATCGATTCCGGCCTGGTCCATATTCAGAGGATGGTAGAAAAGCCAAAGCGCAATCCTCCTTCTAATTATGCCATCATGGGGAGGTATATCCTGACCCCTGAGATCTTCTCCTATTTAGAGACTCAGGAAGCAGGTAACGGAGGTGAAATTCAGCTAACGGATGCCATGCAGAAAATGGCAGAACATCAATCCATGTACGGGTATGAATTCACGGGAAATCGATATGATGTCGGAGAGAAATTAGGGTATATCCTGACGACGATAAAACTAGCCATGCAGGATGAAGAACTAAAGGAGAAGGTAATCGAAGAAATGGAACAGTTCATGCCGAAAGTGAAAGCAACCATATAA
- a CDS encoding sugar phosphate nucleotidyltransferase, whose protein sequence is MEVILLSGGSGQRLWPLSNDSRSKQFLKVLECQKGSSESMAQRVWRQLGEVGLQDKAVIATSIKQMDILKNQLGGQVPIVVEPKRRDTFPAIALTAAYLSSVKRIAPEEVVAVLPIDSYVDNDFYESVKDLEHVLDMSGASIALMGVEPDIPSSRFGYIIPKERQNNHVLVSHFVEKPSDEYALKLIEKGALWNCGVFAFHLGFILSILEEMGLPQNYADLLAHYEQLPKISFDFEVVEKTKSIAALPYNGAWRDLGVWSTLTEHMSEHFKGSGVICPDSKNTHIINELDIPVAVLGISNAVIVSGPDGILVSDKSVSHDLKKYIFHFNKRPMYEERRWGWYKILDHTVYEGESEVITRRMAIRADSSLSYQRHEQRKEIWTILTGEGSIILDNELFEVRAGSIIEIPAGTKHALKAHTDMELIEVQKGPVLSEEDVYRICLEWEDILPLHSSLTL, encoded by the coding sequence ATGGAAGTCATTCTTCTTTCTGGGGGATCAGGTCAAAGGCTATGGCCTTTATCCAATGATTCGCGTTCAAAGCAATTTCTGAAGGTGTTGGAGTGTCAGAAGGGGAGCTCTGAGTCGATGGCACAGCGAGTATGGAGACAGCTTGGTGAAGTTGGATTGCAAGATAAAGCGGTCATTGCAACGAGTATAAAGCAGATGGATATTTTGAAGAACCAGCTGGGCGGGCAGGTACCGATAGTCGTCGAACCGAAGAGACGGGATACTTTCCCGGCAATCGCCTTAACAGCCGCTTATTTATCGTCAGTTAAGAGAATTGCTCCTGAGGAGGTAGTAGCTGTCCTGCCGATTGATTCATATGTGGACAATGATTTCTATGAATCTGTGAAGGATTTAGAGCATGTACTTGATATGAGCGGAGCAAGCATTGCTTTAATGGGAGTAGAACCGGACATTCCATCTTCACGTTTTGGCTATATCATCCCTAAGGAAAGGCAAAACAACCATGTTCTTGTCAGTCACTTTGTTGAAAAACCATCTGATGAGTATGCCCTGAAATTAATAGAGAAAGGCGCATTATGGAATTGCGGAGTCTTTGCCTTTCATCTCGGTTTTATACTTTCAATCTTAGAAGAAATGGGATTGCCGCAAAACTATGCAGACCTTCTAGCTCATTATGAACAATTGCCTAAAATCAGCTTTGATTTTGAGGTAGTAGAGAAGACGAAGAGCATTGCAGCCCTTCCATATAACGGAGCGTGGAGGGACTTGGGGGTTTGGAGCACATTGACTGAGCATATGTCTGAACATTTTAAAGGCTCCGGGGTTATATGCCCAGATTCTAAGAATACGCATATCATTAATGAACTGGACATACCGGTAGCCGTGCTTGGGATATCCAATGCTGTGATTGTGTCAGGACCTGATGGCATATTGGTATCTGATAAAAGTGTCAGCCATGATTTAAAGAAATATATCTTCCATTTCAATAAAAGACCGATGTATGAGGAAAGACGGTGGGGATGGTACAAAATCCTTGATCATACCGTGTACGAGGGTGAATCGGAAGTGATTACTAGAAGAATGGCCATTCGAGCTGACAGCAGTTTAAGCTATCAAAGGCATGAACAACGAAAAGAAATTTGGACGATTCTTACCGGGGAAGGGTCCATCATCCTGGACAATGAATTATTTGAGGTGAGGGCTGGAAGCATTATAGAAATACCAGCTGGAACAAAGCATGCGTTGAAAGCTCACACAGATATGGAATTGATCGAAGTTCAAAAAGGCCCGGTGTTAAGCGAAGAAGATGTGTATCGAATCTGCTTGGAATGGGAAGACATTCTCCCGCTTCACAGCTCATTAACGCTTTAG
- a CDS encoding CpsD/CapB family tyrosine-protein kinase — MTRKINKELFISKERAKYSQLYKQSVISEQFRLLRSGITYSRVGKDYQTIMITSPGHGDGKTTTVANLGIVLAQHDKKVMMIDADLRKGKLHQLFDINHSEGLIDLLARKASVEEAICLSNIPNLHIIPSGAITKTSYELLTAARIEEIVSILSTEYDMILFDTSPILYTAETQIIANICEASLLVLMSGKTLKEEAAKATTILQNSKAQLLGASLNGNQVRSKVYEFQQ; from the coding sequence TTGACTCGTAAGATTAATAAGGAATTATTTATAAGTAAAGAACGTGCGAAATATTCCCAGCTTTATAAGCAATCTGTCATTAGTGAACAATTTCGTCTGCTTCGTTCAGGGATTACCTATTCACGAGTCGGAAAGGACTATCAAACGATTATGATCACATCTCCGGGTCATGGAGACGGCAAGACAACAACCGTGGCAAATTTGGGTATCGTATTAGCCCAGCACGATAAAAAGGTTATGATGATTGATGCAGATTTGAGAAAAGGAAAGCTCCATCAGTTATTTGATATCAATCATTCTGAAGGGCTGATAGATCTTCTGGCTCGCAAGGCATCAGTTGAGGAAGCCATCTGTCTTTCCAATATTCCCAATCTTCATATCATCCCGAGCGGGGCTATCACGAAGACATCCTATGAGCTTTTAACCGCAGCTAGAATCGAAGAAATCGTCTCTATCTTGAGTACGGAATACGACATGATTCTCTTTGATACCTCTCCAATTCTCTACACGGCAGAAACTCAAATCATCGCAAATATTTGCGAAGCTTCCTTACTCGTGTTAATGAGCGGGAAGACCTTGAAGGAGGAAGCAGCGAAGGCGACAACCATATTGCAGAATTCGAAAGCGCAATTGCTAGGGGCATCCTTAAACGGGAATCAGGTCCGTTCAAAAGTATATGAGTTTCAGCAATAA
- a CDS encoding YveK family protein yields the protein MEDTVSFKEILNVMKRRVNLIILMTLTATLASGIISYLFLSPMYESSTQILVNHPTTSNQAQTNDKKSKKDENEINSIDPNQVRTNIELINTYTALIKSPAIIETVIDDLNLDSSFMDLNDRVAVNTTQNSQMVEIVVQDKNPAAAADIANHIAEVFKQEVIALMKVDNINILAAASEQEPYGALSPDMIRNVMIGLALGLFCAIGIAFLLEYLDPTIRNERDIVYELGIPIVGNIPEIKVSRKRINKQQTESSGVRIGGRTLDS from the coding sequence ATGGAAGATACAGTTAGTTTCAAAGAAATACTCAATGTGATGAAGAGGCGGGTAAATTTAATCATATTAATGACATTAACCGCCACCTTGGCCAGCGGTATAATTTCCTATCTCTTTTTATCCCCCATGTATGAATCTTCTACACAAATACTTGTCAATCATCCCACGACATCAAATCAGGCTCAGACAAATGATAAGAAAAGCAAGAAGGATGAGAATGAAATAAATTCTATCGATCCGAATCAAGTGAGAACCAATATTGAGCTTATCAATACGTATACAGCCTTGATTAAGAGTCCGGCTATCATTGAAACAGTCATAGATGACCTTAATCTGGATTCTAGCTTTATGGATTTAAATGACCGGGTAGCCGTCAATACAACCCAGAACTCGCAAATGGTTGAAATCGTTGTACAGGATAAAAATCCTGCTGCAGCGGCTGATATTGCCAATCACATAGCCGAGGTTTTTAAACAGGAAGTTATTGCCTTGATGAAAGTAGATAATATCAACATATTGGCTGCCGCAAGCGAGCAGGAGCCTTATGGAGCATTAAGCCCAGATATGATTAGGAATGTGATGATTGGTCTGGCTCTAGGATTGTTTTGTGCTATTGGAATTGCTTTTCTGCTGGAGTACCTTGATCCAACAATTCGTAATGAAAGAGATATTGTCTACGAGCTTGGAATCCCTATTGTCGGGAATATCCCTGAGATTAAAGTCAGCCGCAAGAGAATCAACAAGCAGCAAACCGAAAGCAGCGGAGTAAGAATTGGAGGTCGTACACTTGACTCGTAA
- a CDS encoding YitT family protein — protein MVWNETKKIIAVIVGAVLNAIAMNFFLIPANVFASGFTGTAQIISAAFSIFTNIEISTGVLVLLLNIPIAILAWFKVGKSFTFYSFMAVVLMSFFLEVIPVQSFSDDILLNAVFGGVIGSAGVGITLRFGASTGGMDIVAMILSRINDKPIGIYFLILNGAIVVIAGLMYSEEQALYTLVSLYVSTRVIDAIHTRHIKVTAMIVTKHADELKKAIHSKLVRGITMIPAVGAFTGEDKYMLMIVISRYELYDLQSIIQQVDPQAFTNIVQSTGVIGSFRKD, from the coding sequence TTGGTTTGGAATGAAACAAAAAAAATAATTGCTGTCATAGTGGGGGCTGTATTAAACGCAATCGCCATGAACTTTTTCTTAATCCCTGCTAATGTCTTCGCAAGTGGATTTACTGGAACAGCTCAAATTATTTCTGCTGCGTTCAGTATCTTCACAAATATTGAAATATCCACTGGTGTTCTCGTTTTACTATTGAATATTCCAATTGCTATTTTAGCATGGTTTAAGGTTGGGAAATCATTTACATTTTATAGCTTTATGGCTGTTGTATTAATGTCTTTCTTCTTAGAAGTAATACCAGTGCAATCCTTCTCGGATGATATTTTACTTAATGCTGTTTTCGGCGGTGTCATCGGTTCAGCTGGTGTGGGGATTACCCTGCGTTTCGGTGCGTCAACAGGCGGTATGGATATCGTCGCCATGATTCTCTCACGAATTAATGATAAACCAATCGGGATCTACTTCCTGATTTTGAACGGTGCGATTGTTGTGATTGCAGGGCTCATGTATTCTGAAGAGCAGGCACTTTACACACTTGTCTCTCTCTATGTATCCACAAGAGTAATTGACGCAATCCATACAAGACATATAAAGGTAACGGCGATGATTGTGACCAAGCATGCAGATGAGCTGAAGAAGGCCATTCACTCCAAGCTGGTCAGAGGAATTACAATGATTCCGGCCGTTGGTGCTTTCACAGGCGAGGATAAATATATGCTCATGATTGTCATTAGCCGATATGAGCTGTATGATTTACAAAGTATTATTCAGCAGGTTGACCCGCAGGCCTTTACAAATATCGTACAATCCACCGGAGTAATCGGATCGTTTAGAAAAGATTAA